Proteins from a single region of Megalopta genalis isolate 19385.01 chromosome 3, iyMegGena1_principal, whole genome shotgun sequence:
- the LOC117229518 gene encoding oxysterol-binding protein-related protein 9 isoform X3, translating into MLHADSRTLYEEESETEMDSMESHGSVVTHLLSQVKIGMDLTKVALPTFILERRSLLEMYADYFTHPDQFISIADMTTPRDRMVQVVRWYLCSFHAGRKSGVAKKPYNPILGEIFRCHWDIPNDVVDSTNDSKLVAEGPVPWCRENQLSFVAEQVSHHPPISAFYAEHYTKQISFGAHVWTKSKFLGLSIGVHNVGKGWVNVLQYGEEYVLTFPNGYGRSILTVPWIELGGTATIHCPQTGFHATVEFLTKPFYGGKRNRITCQITQPGDKKPFLSINGEWSGAMEAKWADGRTEIFADVRELQTQKKLVIPVCEQEEHESRKVWRDVTVGLRINDMEKATAAKCTIEQRQRDEARNRKENNINWQTKLFKEIKDGGWVYVKPLADRLHLPPDQAGAT; encoded by the exons ATGCTGCACGCAGATTCAAGAA CTCTTTACGAGGAGGAAAGCGAAACAGAAA TGGATTCTATGGAATCTCATGGTTCAGTTGTAACCCatcttttatcgcaagtaaagattggcatggatttgacaaaAGTGGCATTACCCACATTTATTTTGGAACGCAGGTCACTTTTGGAAATGTACGCAGATTACTTTACCCACCCAGATCAGTTCATAAG CATAGCAGATATGACTACCCCAAGAGATAGAATGGTTCAAGTAGTTCGTTGGTACTTATGCAGCTTCCATGCAGGTCGCAAGTCAGGCGTAGCTAAGAAACCATATAATCCGATATTAGGTGAAATTTTTAGATGTCATTGGGATATTCCCAATGATGTTGTAGATAGTACAAATGATTCAAAATTAGTTGCTGAAGGTCCTGTACCTTGGTGTAGAGAGAATCAACTTTCATTTGTGGCTGAACAAGTTTCCCATCATCCACCGA TAAGCGCATTCTATGCTGAACATTATACAAAGCAAATTAGCTTTGGAGCACATGTATGGACAAAAAGTAAATTTCTTGGATTAAGTATAGGAGTACACAATGTAGGAAAGGGTTGGGTGAATGTATTACAATATGGAGAAGAATATGTTTTAACTTTTCCAAATGGTTATGGTAGATCTATTCTTACTGTACCATGGATAGAATTAGGGGGAACTGCGACTATACATTGCCCACAAACTGGCTTCCATGCTACTGTAGAATTCTTAACAAAACCTTTCTACGGTGGAAAACGTAATCGTATTACATGTCAAATTACACAACCAGGAGATAAGAAACCATTTCTTTCTATAAATGGAGAGTGGAGTGGTGCTATGGAGGCAAAATGGGCTGATGGC AGAACTGAAATATTTGCAGATGTTAGAGAACTTCAGACTCAAAAGAAATTAGTGATACCAGTTtgtgaacaagaagaacatgaatCGCGAAAAGTTTGGCGAGATGTAACTGTTGGATTAAGGATCAACGATATGGAAAAAGCTACTGCAGCTAAGTGTACAATTGAGCAGAGACAACGTGATGAAGCGCGAAATAGGAAAGAAAATAACATAAATTGGCAAACCAAG CTATTTAAGGAAATTAAAGATGGTGGTTGGGTGTATGTTAAACCTCTTGCAGACAGATTACATTTGCCTCCAGATCAAGCAGGAGCAACGTaa
- the LOC117229464 gene encoding uncharacterized protein LOC117229464: protein MIQSITLELRPRLQICNAFIHLQMKVNSAIVGIKLLEESIEISIGNKILKLLVKSIKLIPNSLSALNIINNWISFRLQIKSDSAFGSLQTELLNNSLPKINFPNDFVASYDSENDELLNTSHCHILCTCCKITLSKEVVVKRVLPVPDLNYDPSEWFCCKHDHDTITQNLIPSESDIFYGPFFVVVHMGIFNENLKIDGNSIICNRCLQYLGKVDKNNSLKLWSYSIDYSLSNNLKTKSATDPFTDFLIAIKTSMTGMFGEEIVLQSFVGKETHCLILKPMDWNLNLMIEPKRILTNNIVTLQKVSIVKVLYKYETNRSITDSMNKSYCEVGLSVIKIGLEHLVLSTKRFPKPHRVASDYYIGHIYLEKPINEI, encoded by the coding sequence ATGATACAATCTATAACATTGGAATTAAGACCTAGACTCCAAATATGCAATGCTTTCATCCACTTGCAAATGAAAGTAAATTCTGCGATAGTTGGGATCAAACTTTTAGAAGAAAGTATTGAAATTAGTATAGgaaacaaaatattaaaattgttagtgAAATCTATAAAATTAATACCAAATTCATTATCTgcgttaaatataataaataattggaTTTCTTTTCGTTTGCAAATTAAATCTGATTCTGCTTTTGGATCTCTTCAAACAGAATTGCTTAATAACTCTTTGCCAAAGATAAATTTTCCAAATGATTTTGTAGCTTCTTATGATTCAGAAAATGATGAATTACTTAATACATCTCATTGCCACATATTATGTACATGCTGTAAAATTACACTTTCTAAAGAAGTAGTTGTTAAGAGAGTATTGCCTGTGCCAGATCTGAATTATGATCCAAGCGAATGGTTTTGTTGCAAACACGATCACGATACTATAACGCAAAATTTGATACCTTCGGAATCCGATATCTTTTATGGGccattttttgttgttgtccaCATGGGTAtatttaatgaaaatttaaaaatagatGGAAATAGTATAATTTGCAACAGATGCTTGCAATATTTGGGAAAGGTTGATAAAAATAATTCGCTTAAACTGTGGAGTTACTCTATTGACTACAGTTTATCcaataatttaaaaacaaaaagtGCAACTGATCCTTTCACTGACTTTTTAATAGCTATAAAAACTTCAATGACTGGTATGTTTGGCGAAGAAATAGTTTTACAGTCCTTCGTGGGGAAAGAAACTCATTGCCTTATTCTAAAACCAATGGACTGGAATTTAAATTTAATGATAGAGCCTAAAAGAATTTTAACTAATAATATCGTAACTTTGCAAAAAGTATCTATTGTTAaagtattatataaatatgagACAAATAGAAGTATCACAGATTCCATGAACAAATCATACTGCGAAGTAGGTTTATCAGTGATAAAAATTGGTTTAGAACATTTAGTACTATCAACAAAACGATTTCCAAAACCTCATAGAGTCGCATCCGATTACTACATCGGACACATATATTTGGAGAAACCaataaatgaaatttaa